One genomic region from Listeria monocytogenes encodes:
- the purF gene encoding amidophosphoribosyltransferase — protein MLAEVKGLNEECGIFGIWDHPNAAEITYYGLHSLQHRGQEGAGIVSTDGETLKGHRNLGLLADVFKHGELDDLKGKAAIGHVRYATAGQKNLGNVQPFLFHFHSSSLALAHNGNLVNAKSLRRELEEEGAIFQTSSDTEVLAHLIKRSHTGDFVEDLKVALNKVKGGFAYMLLTEDTMYAALDPNGFRPLSIGRIGDSYVVASETCAFETVGAEFVRDVEPGELIIINDDGLRIEKFTENVTHSICSMEYIYFARPDSNIAGINVHSARKRSGKRLAKEAFIDADVVTGVPDSSISAAIGYAEEAGLPYELGLIKNRYVARTFIQPSQELREQGVRMKLSAVRGVVEGKRVVMIDDSIVRGTTSKRIVQLLREAGAAEVHVRIASPPLAYPCFYGIDIQTRNELIASNYSVDEICRIIGADSLEYLSEEGLVDSIGRPYPNEPYGGLCMAYFNGDYPTPLYDYEAEYLASLEAEK, from the coding sequence ATGCTTGCTGAAGTAAAAGGACTTAACGAAGAATGTGGTATTTTTGGTATTTGGGATCATCCTAATGCAGCGGAAATTACCTATTATGGGTTGCATAGTTTACAACACCGCGGTCAAGAAGGTGCCGGAATTGTTTCCACAGACGGAGAAACGCTAAAAGGTCACCGAAATCTCGGACTTTTAGCAGACGTATTTAAACATGGTGAATTAGATGATTTAAAAGGTAAAGCAGCCATTGGCCACGTTCGATACGCGACAGCTGGTCAAAAAAACTTAGGCAATGTACAACCATTTTTATTTCACTTTCATAGTTCTTCTTTAGCACTTGCACATAACGGGAATTTGGTTAATGCCAAAAGTTTACGCCGTGAACTAGAAGAAGAAGGCGCTATTTTCCAAACGAGCTCAGACACAGAAGTATTAGCGCATTTAATTAAACGTAGCCATACGGGTGACTTTGTAGAAGATTTAAAAGTGGCTTTAAACAAAGTTAAGGGAGGCTTTGCTTATATGCTGCTTACGGAAGATACAATGTATGCTGCACTTGATCCGAATGGTTTTAGACCGCTTTCGATTGGTCGCATTGGTGATTCTTACGTAGTTGCTTCAGAAACATGTGCTTTTGAAACGGTTGGCGCTGAATTTGTTCGAGACGTGGAGCCAGGCGAACTAATTATTATTAATGATGACGGACTTCGGATTGAAAAGTTCACGGAGAATGTGACACATTCGATTTGTAGCATGGAATATATTTATTTTGCGCGACCAGACTCTAATATTGCTGGAATTAATGTACACTCGGCAAGAAAACGTTCCGGGAAACGGTTAGCAAAAGAAGCATTTATTGATGCAGACGTTGTGACTGGTGTGCCGGATTCTAGTATTTCTGCGGCAATTGGTTATGCCGAAGAAGCTGGTCTTCCTTATGAGCTTGGTCTCATCAAAAATAGATATGTGGCAAGAACCTTTATCCAACCATCGCAAGAACTTAGAGAGCAAGGTGTTAGAATGAAGCTCTCTGCGGTGCGTGGGGTTGTGGAAGGGAAACGTGTTGTCATGATTGATGATTCGATTGTGCGCGGGACGACGAGTAAACGTATTGTGCAACTTTTGCGGGAAGCGGGAGCAGCGGAAGTTCATGTGAGAATAGCTTCACCGCCACTTGCTTACCCTTGTTTTTACGGTATTGATATTCAAACGCGAAATGAATTAATCGCATCTAATTATTCTGTCGATGAAATTTGTCGGATTATTGGGGCTGATTCTTTAGAGTATTTGAGTGAAGAGGGTTTAGTAGATTCGATTGGTAGACCTTATCCGAACGAACCTTATGGGGGACTTTGTATGGCTTATTTTAACGGCGATTATCCAACCCCTTTATACGATTATGAAGCGGAATATTTAGCGAGCTTAGAAGCAGAAAAATAA
- the purN gene encoding phosphoribosylglycinamide formyltransferase: MNIAIFASGNGSNFQALVDDAFIKPHVKLLVCDKPNAYVLERANKHDIPVFLFEAKNYPDKEAFETEILLELRGLEIDLLVLAGYMRLIGPTLLAEFPEQIVNLHPSLLPEFKGKDAIGQAIQANVSETGVTAHFVDAGMDTGPIIDQVKVPIEHAETVDTLAGKIHQVEHIFYPKVIRGLIQNGGND, from the coding sequence ATGAATATAGCCATTTTTGCTTCGGGTAACGGTTCGAATTTTCAAGCTTTAGTGGATGATGCGTTTATTAAGCCTCATGTGAAATTACTGGTATGTGATAAACCGAATGCTTATGTTTTAGAGCGGGCAAACAAACATGATATTCCAGTTTTTCTTTTTGAAGCGAAAAATTATCCGGATAAAGAAGCTTTTGAAACAGAAATTTTACTAGAACTTCGCGGGTTGGAAATTGATTTGTTAGTGCTAGCAGGATATATGCGTTTGATTGGACCAACCTTATTAGCGGAATTCCCTGAGCAAATTGTGAACCTGCACCCGTCGTTGTTGCCTGAATTCAAAGGAAAAGATGCAATTGGTCAAGCAATTCAAGCGAATGTTTCAGAAACTGGTGTCACCGCGCACTTTGTGGATGCAGGAATGGATACTGGACCAATTATTGATCAAGTGAAAGTACCGATTGAACATGCGGAAACTGTAGATACTTTAGCTGGAAAAATTCATCAAGTAGAACATATTTTTTATCCAAAAGTGATTCGAGGATTAATTCAAAATGGAGGGAACGATTAA
- the purM gene encoding phosphoribosylformylglycinamidine cyclo-ligase has product MAENAYSKAGVDVEAGYQVVERIKKHVARTERIGAMGALGSFGGMFDLSSLNLKEPVLVSGTDGVGTKLLLAIEADKHDTIGIDCVAMCVNDILAQGAEPLFFLDYIATGKTDPVKMEQIVKGVADGCEQAGAALIGGETAEMPDMYGADDYDLAGFTVGAVEKQKLITEGAVKEGDTLIGIPSSGIHSNGYSLVRKIFFKDNELTLDAEIGELDVPLVEELLKPTRIYVKPVLEVLKEVDVHGITHVTGGGFVENLPRMLTNDLAVKVELGSWPVLPIFDIMKKYGQLNEMEMYEIFNMGIGMVLAVAKADVERTLEVLVQNGEAAYVIGEVTTRENDAVMFTGGTKG; this is encoded by the coding sequence ATGGCAGAAAATGCATATAGTAAAGCAGGAGTGGACGTAGAAGCTGGCTATCAAGTAGTGGAACGCATCAAAAAACATGTGGCTAGAACAGAACGAATAGGCGCGATGGGGGCACTTGGTTCTTTTGGTGGAATGTTTGATTTAAGTAGCTTGAATTTAAAAGAGCCTGTCCTTGTTTCTGGTACAGATGGTGTTGGGACAAAATTACTTTTGGCTATTGAAGCAGATAAACATGATACCATCGGGATTGACTGCGTGGCAATGTGCGTGAATGACATTTTAGCTCAAGGTGCCGAGCCATTATTTTTCTTAGATTATATCGCTACTGGAAAAACAGATCCAGTGAAAATGGAACAAATTGTTAAAGGTGTGGCTGACGGCTGTGAACAAGCTGGTGCGGCTTTAATTGGCGGCGAAACTGCTGAAATGCCCGATATGTACGGGGCAGACGATTATGATTTAGCAGGTTTTACTGTTGGGGCTGTAGAGAAACAGAAACTAATTACAGAAGGCGCAGTCAAAGAAGGAGATACACTCATTGGAATTCCATCTAGCGGGATTCATAGTAATGGTTACTCCCTAGTGCGCAAAATTTTCTTTAAAGATAACGAATTGACACTCGATGCAGAAATTGGTGAACTAGATGTGCCACTTGTGGAAGAGCTACTTAAACCAACACGTATTTATGTCAAACCAGTTTTAGAAGTGTTGAAAGAGGTAGATGTGCACGGAATTACGCATGTGACGGGTGGCGGATTTGTAGAGAATTTACCACGGATGTTAACGAATGATTTAGCTGTGAAAGTGGAGCTAGGTTCATGGCCAGTGTTGCCGATTTTTGACATTATGAAGAAATACGGCCAATTAAACGAAATGGAAATGTATGAAATTTTCAATATGGGTATTGGTATGGTGTTGGCAGTTGCGAAAGCGGATGTGGAAAGAACATTAGAAGTACTCGTTCAAAACGGAGAAGCGGCTTATGTTATTGGCGAAGTTACGACACGTGAAAATGATGCGGTTATGTTCACAGGAGGAACAAAAGGATGA